The Candidatus Omnitrophota bacterium genome contains the following window.
CTGCAAAAAATCCCCTGCTACTGGATATCCACGACGAACAAGAATCTCATTGGCAGTACAGCAAATACCAGCAAGGTTTATTCCCAAGGCACCATGCTCTTTAGCCAGAGAAATAAGCTCTGGATCACTTGAGGCATCACAAATAACCTCTGATAAAAGCGGAACATGCCCATGCACTATTAAGTTTACCTGATCCTCTTTTAGAACTGACAAATTCGCCTTTGCTCTTTTAGGAGAAGGTTTGCCAAATAATATATCAGTTAATTCTGTAGCAATCATTGAACCGCCCCAGCCATCAGCTAAAGCTACACGCATACCATGCTGCATTAAATTATTATAATCATTGTCTACTCCAATATGAGTGCGACTCAAGGCCTCAACTGGCTCTCTGTCAATGCCGCGCGGCATAAGAGAATATTTTCTCCAGATCTTTTTCTGTTTCTCAGGAGCACGCTGTATAAGGGCAAGCTCTCCTTCCTGCTGACCAAATTCAGCAAACATTTTTTCCGCCAGCTCTTTTGCAATTGTCTCTACTGTCCGGCCATCAACATTTACCTTATATTCTTTTGCAACTGCTTTAAGTTTTTCTTCATCCCTAACCTTATAGAATTTAGTTTTACCAACAGCAGTTAAATGTAAAGTCTTGACTATTTCGCGACCATGATCACTATGACAAGAAGCCCCAGCAGCAATATGGCGTACCAAATTCCTTGCCGAAATTGTATCTGCATCTGCACCGCAGACACCACGAGTAGCACCTTCCCCAAAAGGATCAATGCGACAAGGACCCAGGTTGCAATTCTTGCAACACAGGCCCAACGTGCCAAAACCACAATGTGGCTGTTGTTTTTCCTCGCGCTCCCAAATTGTCTGAATGCCTTCTTGTTGGCTGCGTTCGTATAATTGATTCTGTATTGGGTCTTTTTTTAAATCTTCACGACTCATATTTAGCCTCCGTAAAATTAAATCAGCGCCATCCCAAGCTATTAATTGCTTAACGTATACAATTTATTAAAAATTTCGTCAAATTCAACCTTCAGGTTATCATCAAACTTAAATACTCCCCGATTAGCCTGTAAAGATTCACTTAAGTGTATAAAACCCAAAAACTCATTTCCTAAATTTTTGAGTAGGAAATCTCTATCCTGTTCACTCTCTATTTTGTTACCGACAAAAAAACTCATTCTTATGCCTAATTCTTTTACTAAACTCTTAATGCGGCCTGCGGTAACCACGCCTAGCTGGGTTGGTTCGACTACAATTAAGGCCACGTCTACATTAGCTGCTGTTGCCCGGCCTAAATGTTCACTGCCAGCCACCATATCCAGAATAACGACTTCATTCTTTCTTAATACCAGGTGTGAAATTAGCCTTTTAATAAATGTGTTTTCCGGACACATGCAGCCGCTGCCAGCCTTGGAAACCTTACCCATAACAATGAGCTTTATGCCATTATGGATTTTGCAAAATTTATCCGGTATATCATCTACTTTGGGATTTATCTTAAAAAAAGTGGAGGGCGTATCAAGAGACTCGACCTCAGTACGTTCTGCAATAAGCTGCTTCATTTCAGAGATAGGGACGATCTCTTCCTCGAGGGGAAAACCTAAGCAAATAGAAAAATTTGCATCAGGGTCACAATCCACAATAATGACCTGCTTGCCTTGCTCTTTAAATTCTAAAGCAAGAGCACTTGCTAGGGTTGTTTTACCGGCTCCTCCTTTACCGGTTACGGCAATCTTCATGTTATAATCCTGCTGCCTCTAGAACAAGCGGCACTTTCTTATCCCATCCTATAGGCATAATATGAACACCATCACACATCGGCTTTAAAGCCTTTATCAGCCCTGCTGCAATATCAATTGATGTAGCAACCTTATCAGTTGTATCCTGCATCTGGCTTATTAATTCTTGAGGCACATTA
Protein-coding sequences here:
- a CDS encoding AAA family ATPase translates to MKIAVTGKGGAGKTTLASALALEFKEQGKQVIIVDCDPDANFSICLGFPLEEEIVPISEMKQLIAERTEVESLDTPSTFFKINPKVDDIPDKFCKIHNGIKLIVMGKVSKAGSGCMCPENTFIKRLISHLVLRKNEVVILDMVAGSEHLGRATAANVDVALIVVEPTQLGVVTAGRIKSLVKELGIRMSFFVGNKIESEQDRDFLLKNLGNEFLGFIHLSESLQANRGVFKFDDNLKVEFDEIFNKLYTLSN